A stretch of Pempheris klunzingeri isolate RE-2024b chromosome 19, fPemKlu1.hap1, whole genome shotgun sequence DNA encodes these proteins:
- the brcc3 gene encoding lys-63-specific deubiquitinase, translating into MAVSAVHLESDAFLVCMNHALSTEKEEVMGLCIGEVETTRIVHIHSVIILRRSDKRKDRVEISPEQLSAASTEAERLADITGRPMRVVGWYHSHPHITVWPSHVDVRTQAMYQMLDQCFVGLIFSCFIEDKNTKTGRVLYTCFQSVQAQKGSEYERVEIPIHVVPREAIGKVCLESAVELPRILCQEEQDTYRKIHSLAHLDPVTKIHNGSVFTKNLCSQMSAVSGPLLQWLEDRLEQNKQSVVELQREKERLLQELAAL; encoded by the coding sequence atggCAGTGAGCGCCGTTCACCTGGAGTCTGACGCCTTTCTGGTGTGTATGAATCACGCACTGAGCacggagaaggaggaggtgatgggTTTGTGCATCGGAGAGGTGGAGACCACCCGGATCGTCCACATCCACTCCGTCATCATACTCCGCCGCTCTGACAAGAGGAAGGACCGGGTGGAGATCTCCCCGGAGCAGCTGTCGGCGGCCTCCACGGAGGCGGAGAGGCTGGCCGACATCACCGGCAGGCCGATGCGGGTGGTCGGCTGGTACCACTCCCACCCGCACATCACCGTGTGGCCCTCCCACGTCGACGTCAGGACCCAGGCCATGTACCAGATGCTGGACCAGTGCTTCGTGGGCCTCATCTTCTCCTGCTTCATCGAGGACAAGAATACCAAGACGGGCCGGGTGCTGTACACCTGCTTCCAGTCCGTGCAGGCGCAGAAGGGCTCCGAGTACGAGCGGGTGGAGATCCCCATCCACGTCGTGCCCCGGGAGGCCATCGGAAAGGTGTGCCTGGAGTCGGCCGTGGAGCTGCCGCGGATCCTGTgccaggaggagcaggacacCTACCGCAAGATCCACAGCCTGGCGCACCTGGACCCCGTCACCAAGATCCACAACGGCTCGGTGTTCACCAAGAACCTGTGCAGCCAGATGTCGGCGGTGAGCGGGCCGCTGCTGCAGTGGCTGGAGGACCGGCTGGAGCAGAACAAGCAGAGCGTGGTGGAGCTGCAGCGGGAGAAGGagaggctgctgcaggagctggcTGCTCTGTGA
- the LOC139218917 gene encoding E3 ubiquitin/ISG15 ligase TRIM25-like encodes MAQQQNLMDQKKLCCSICLDLLKDPVTIPCGHSYCMSCIKSHWDEEDQRETHSCPQCRQTFTPRPTLVKNTMLADLVEELKKTGLQAAPADHCYAEPGDAACDFCTGRKLKALKSCLQCLVSYCEQHLQPHYESPAFEKHKLVDPSKKLQENICSHHGKVMKIFCRTDQRCICYLCSMDEHKDHSTVLASAERTERQRDLGVSRQNIQQRIQDIEKDVKVLQQEVESINRSADKAVTHSEKIFTQLIRLIKNRSSDVKQQIRSRQKTEVSRVKEVEEKLQREIAKLRQKDTELKQLSHTEDHTQFLHNYPSLSCLSEATDSPSINIRPPQYFEDVTAAVSEVRDKLQDVLSDVWTKILLTGSEGNVLKPQAELKTRAEFLQYSCQITLDPNTAHRRLLLTEGNRKATVMGEKQLYSSHQDRFTDMFQVLGRENLSRRHYWEVERSRFEVSVAVTYKDISKTGYESGFGNDDKSWAFECFNNSYEFRHNNTSTSISGPQSSRVGVYLDHRAGILSFYSISETMSLLHRVHTTFTQPLYQGLGVFASYGSGSAAEFCKLE; translated from the coding sequence TTGCTGTTCAATCTGTCTGGATCTGCTGAAGGATCCTGTAACTATTCCCTGTGGACACAGCTACTGTATGAGCTGTATTAAAAGCCACTGGGATGAGGAGGATCAGAGGGAAACCCACAGCTGTCCCCAGTGCAGACAGACCTTCACACCGAGGCCCACCCTGGtgaaaaacaccatgttagCAGATttagtggaggagctgaagaagacgggACTGCAAGCTGCTCCAGCTGATCACTGCTATGCTGAACCTGGAGATGCggcctgtgatttctgcactgGGAGAAAGCTGAAAGCCCTCAAGTCCTGTCTGCAGTGTCTGGTCTCTTACTGTGAGCAACACCTCCAGCCTCACTATGAATCCCCtgcttttgaaaaacacaagctgGTCGACCCCTCCAAGAAGCTTcaggagaacatctgctctcATCACGGTAAAGTGATGAAGATCTTCTGCCGCACTGATCAGCGGTGTATCTGCTATCTCTGCTCCATGGATGAACATAAAGACCACAGCACAGTCTTAGCCTCCGCTGAACGGACCGAGAGGCAGAGAGACCTCGGGGTGAGTCGGcaaaacatccagcagaggatccaggacaTAGAGAAAGACGTGAAGGTGCTTCAGCAGGAGGTGGAGTCCATCAATCGCTCTGCTGACAAAGCAGTGACGCACAGCGAGAAGATCTTCACTCAGCTGATCCGTCTTATCAAGAACAGGAGCTCGGACgtgaagcagcagatcagaTCCCGGCAGAAAACTGAAGTCAGCCGAGTCAAAGAGGTCGAGGAGAAGCTGCAGCGGGAGATCGCCAAACTGAGGCAGAAGGACACTGAGCTGAAGCAGCTCTCACATACAGAGGACCACACACAGTTTCTACACAACTACCCCTCACTGTCATGTCTTAGTGAAGCTACAGACTCACCCAGCATCAACATCCGCCCTCCTCAGTACTTTGAGgatgtgacagcagctgtgtcagaggtcagagatAAACTGCAGGACGTTCTTAGTGATGTATGGACCAAGATCTTACTGACAGGGAGTGAAGGGAATGTTTTAAAGCCACAAGCAGAGCTCAAGACCAGAGCTGAGTTCTTACAGTACTCGTGTCAAATCacactggatccaaacacagcacacagacggCTGTTATTAACTGAAGGGAACAGAAAAGCAACAGTGATGGGTGAAAAACAGTTATATTCTAGTCATCAAGACAGATTTACTGACATGTTTCAGGTCCTGGGCAGAGAGAATCTGAGCAGACGTCactactgggaggtggagaggagcagatTCGAAGTTTCAGTAGCAGTCACATACAAGGATATCAGCAAAACAGGATATGAAAGTGGATTTGGAAATGATGACAAGTCCTGGGCCTTTGAGTGTTTCAACAACAGTTATGAATTCAGACATAATAACACCAGCACATCCATCTCAGGCCCTCAGTCCTCCAGAGTAGGAGTGTACCTGGACCACAGGGCAGGGattctgtccttctacagcaTCTCTGAAACCATGagtctcctccacagagtccacacCACATTCACTCAGCCGCTCTATCAAGGACTTGGTGTTTTTGCTTCGTACGGTAGTGGATCTGCTGCTGAGTTCTGTAAGCTTGAGTAG